A single Thermodesulfovibrionales bacterium DNA region contains:
- the acs gene encoding acetate--CoA ligase: MSKESISVLMAENRTFPPSKEFSGKAHIKSIQDYEKIYKKSVDDPEGFWGEMAEKHLTWYKKWDKVLEYNFERPEIKWFQGGRINVSYNCLDRHITTPTRNKAAIIWEADDGSYKTYTYQQMYYEVNKFANVLKKHGVKKGDRVTIYLPMIPELAISMLACSRIGAIHSIVFGGFSAQSLRDRIQDCKASLLITCDEGARAGKFVPLKANADEALNECPTVGKVIVVQRTKSGEINMVNGRDLWWNTEMSAADVQGYCEPVQMDAEDPLFILYTSGSTGKPKGVLHTTGGYLLFVNLTFKWIFDYQEEDIHFCTADIGWVTGHSYIVYGPLSAGATSLMFEGVPTYPNAGRFWDICDKHRVNIFYTAPTAIRALMREGEGWVTKHDLSSLRLLGTVGEPINPEAWMWYHTHVGKGKLPIVDTWWQTETGGILITPLPGAMTLKPGSATRAFPGVVPRVLKEDGSPAGVDEGGYLVIEKPWPGMLRGTFGDPENKRVKEVYFTRFPGRYFTGDGARVDGDGDYWLMGRIDDVINISGHRLGTAEVESALVSHEAVAEAAVVGYPHDIKGEGIYVYVTLKEGKQPTDELKKILVGHVRTVIGPIATPDKLQFAPGLPKTRSGKIMRRILRKIAHGQIDELGDTSTLADPSVVDNLVKGRQ, translated from the coding sequence AGAGAGCATTAGCGTCTTGATGGCTGAAAACAGGACATTTCCACCATCAAAGGAGTTTAGCGGAAAGGCCCACATCAAGAGCATTCAGGACTATGAAAAGATCTATAAGAAGTCTGTAGATGACCCCGAAGGCTTCTGGGGTGAGATGGCAGAAAAGCATCTCACCTGGTACAAGAAGTGGGATAAGGTGCTGGAATATAATTTTGAGAGACCCGAGATCAAGTGGTTCCAGGGCGGGAGGATCAATGTCTCCTACAACTGTCTTGACAGGCACATAACGACACCCACACGGAACAAGGCTGCCATTATCTGGGAAGCCGATGACGGGAGTTACAAGACCTACACCTACCAGCAGATGTACTATGAGGTGAACAAGTTTGCGAATGTCCTCAAGAAGCACGGAGTGAAGAAGGGCGACAGGGTCACCATATATCTCCCCATGATCCCGGAGTTGGCCATCTCCATGCTCGCCTGTTCCAGGATCGGGGCCATTCATAGCATCGTGTTCGGAGGATTCAGCGCACAGTCCTTGAGGGACAGGATCCAGGACTGCAAGGCGAGTCTTCTCATCACCTGCGATGAGGGCGCGAGGGCAGGGAAATTCGTGCCCCTCAAGGCCAATGCAGATGAGGCGCTCAACGAGTGTCCGACGGTCGGGAAGGTGATCGTCGTTCAGAGGACAAAGAGCGGCGAGATCAATATGGTTAACGGCAGGGACCTGTGGTGGAATACGGAGATGTCGGCTGCGGACGTTCAGGGCTACTGTGAACCGGTCCAGATGGACGCTGAAGATCCGTTGTTTATCCTCTATACCTCGGGTTCGACAGGAAAGCCAAAGGGAGTGCTCCACACGACAGGAGGCTACCTCCTCTTTGTGAACCTCACCTTCAAATGGATCTTCGACTACCAGGAGGAAGACATCCATTTCTGCACAGCAGACATAGGCTGGGTAACGGGACATAGTTACATTGTGTACGGGCCTCTTTCTGCGGGCGCCACGAGCCTGATGTTCGAGGGTGTACCGACCTATCCGAACGCCGGCAGATTCTGGGACATCTGCGACAAGCACCGGGTTAATATCTTTTATACAGCTCCGACTGCCATAAGGGCCTTGATGAGGGAAGGCGAAGGCTGGGTTACGAAACATGACCTTTCATCCCTGAGATTGCTGGGCACCGTTGGCGAGCCGATCAATCCCGAAGCCTGGATGTGGTATCACACCCACGTCGGAAAGGGAAAATTACCTATTGTGGATACGTGGTGGCAGACAGAGACAGGAGGGATCCTCATAACGCCCCTTCCCGGAGCCATGACCTTGAAGCCGGGATCAGCCACAAGGGCCTTTCCCGGTGTTGTCCCTAGGGTCTTGAAAGAAGACGGTTCTCCTGCAGGGGTAGACGAAGGCGGTTACCTTGTTATCGAGAAACCCTGGCCGGGCATGCTGAGGGGTACTTTTGGGGACCCGGAAAACAAGAGGGTAAAGGAGGTTTACTTCACGAGGTTCCCCGGCAGGTACTTTACCGGAGACGGCGCAAGAGTTGACGGAGACGGTGATTACTGGCTCATGGGGAGAATCGACGATGTCATCAACATCTCCGGCCACCGGCTCGGGACGGCTGAGGTCGAATCGGCCCTCGTGAGCCACGAGGCCGTTGCAGAGGCAGCGGTGGTCGGTTATCCCCACGACATTAAGGGAGAGGGCATTTATGTCTATGTGACCCTTAAGGAAGGTAAGCAGCCGACAGATGAACTGAAGAAGATTCTTGTGGGCCATGTGAGGACGGTCATCGGGCCCATCGCAACACCCGACAAACTCCAGTTTGCACCGGGTTTGCCGAAGACGAGGAGCGGCAAGATCATGAGAAGGATTCTGAGGAAGATCGCCCACGGACAGATTGATGAACTGGGTGATACCTCGACCCTTGCCGATCCATCAGTTGTTGACAACCTGGTAAAGGGAAGACAGTGA
- a CDS encoding hydrolase — protein MDRFFLRKNEAVLVMVDIQERLAAVMDERRKVVSNTLHLIEAAKLLNIPIILTEQYPKGLGITVSEIRDSVPSYEPIEKMMFGCCGEPAFLNSLDASGRRKVVLAGMETHVCVLQTCIGLLKRGYAVHVVKDAVCSRTQANFETGVGFMGDAGAVVTCTETVLFQVLEKAGTDEFKVISKRIK, from the coding sequence ATGGACAGGTTTTTCCTACGTAAGAATGAAGCAGTCCTCGTCATGGTCGATATTCAGGAGCGCCTCGCTGCTGTTATGGACGAGCGCCGGAAGGTTGTTTCAAATACTCTCCATCTCATCGAGGCAGCAAAACTCCTCAACATCCCGATCATTCTCACGGAGCAGTATCCAAAGGGTCTCGGCATCACAGTCAGCGAGATCAGAGATTCGGTTCCTTCGTATGAACCCATTGAGAAGATGATGTTCGGTTGCTGCGGGGAACCTGCCTTCCTGAACTCCCTTGATGCTTCAGGGAGAAGAAAAGTTGTCCTCGCAGGGATGGAGACCCATGTCTGCGTGCTGCAGACATGTATTGGTTTATTAAAAAGGGGATATGCCGTCCATGTCGTCAAGGACGCAGTCTGCTCTCGCACGCAGGCAAACTTCGAGACAGGCGTAGGATTCATGGGGGACGCAGGGGCCGTGGTGACCTGCACGGAAACCGTCTTGTTTCAGGTATTGGAAAAAGCCGGAACAGACGAATTCAAAGTGATATCAAAAAGGATAAAATAG
- a CDS encoding Rrf2 family transcriptional regulator, whose amino-acid sequence MNITRETDYAVRCVLYLSMNPQTVTVVEDIAREMEIPKSFLAKILQKLVKAGIVKSSRGVKGGFRLGGEPSEVNLLTVIEAIQGPLCLNICVLDSDSCSRSSFCSVHPVWVEIQRGIENKLRHYTFGRFSKEETTTRNRRSETS is encoded by the coding sequence ATGAATATCACCCGTGAAACAGACTATGCCGTCAGATGCGTCCTTTACCTCTCAATGAATCCCCAGACCGTCACCGTAGTGGAGGACATAGCGCGGGAGATGGAAATTCCGAAGAGTTTTCTTGCAAAGATCCTCCAGAAGCTCGTAAAAGCTGGCATCGTGAAATCAAGCCGTGGTGTGAAGGGGGGGTTCCGGCTCGGAGGAGAGCCTTCAGAGGTGAATCTGCTCACGGTGATCGAGGCTATTCAGGGTCCCCTGTGCCTGAATATCTGTGTGCTCGACAGCGACAGTTGCTCAAGAAGCAGTTTCTGCTCCGTCCACCCGGTCTGGGTCGAGATCCAGAGGGGCATCGAAAACAAACTCAGGCATTACACCTTCGGCAGATTCTCGAAAGAAGAGACGACAACACGCAACAGAAGAAGCGAAACATCATAG
- a CDS encoding tetratricopeptide repeat protein has protein sequence MKKAVLVFMALCLFCVSACTRNKSAELLETAQFEEVQKNREHARELYEEILKKYPESEEAKRARERLSALKEGGGR, from the coding sequence ATGAAAAAGGCGGTTCTTGTCTTCATGGCCCTCTGTCTCTTTTGCGTTTCAGCGTGCACCCGCAACAAGTCTGCCGAACTGTTAGAGACAGCACAATTTGAAGAAGTGCAGAAGAACCGGGAGCATGCCCGAGAACTGTACGAAGAAATCCTCAAGAAATATCCTGAAAGTGAAGAGGCAAAGAGGGCCAGGGAACGGCTGTCCGCACTGAAAGAGGGCGGAGGACGTTGA